A genomic window from Caballeronia sp. SBC1 includes:
- the obgE gene encoding GTPase ObgE — protein sequence MKFIDEARIEVIAGDGGDGSASMRREKFVPFGGPDGGDGGRGGSVYAVADRNINTLIDYRYAKKHQARNGENGRGADCYGKGGDDIILRMPVGTIIADTETGELIADLTEHNQSVLIANGGAGGLGNLHFKSSTNRAPRQKTEGKPGDRRMLRLELKVLADVGLLGMPNAGKSTFITAVSNARPKIADYPFTTLAPNLGVVRVGPEKSFVIADIPGLIEGAAEGAGLGHRFLRHLQRTGVLLHLVDLAPFDDAVDPVVEARAIVNELRKYDEALYEKPRWLVLNKLDMVPDEDRKSRVADFIKRYEWDGPVFEISALTGQGCESLTYAIFDYISKNSDASRAAEAEDLAADVRFRDEPAVVAPQPAPEIDEEDEDEA from the coding sequence ATGAAGTTCATTGACGAAGCGAGAATTGAAGTCATCGCCGGCGACGGAGGGGATGGCAGCGCGTCGATGCGGCGCGAGAAGTTCGTCCCGTTCGGCGGACCGGACGGCGGCGACGGCGGCCGGGGCGGCAGCGTGTATGCGGTCGCGGACCGAAACATCAACACGCTGATCGACTATCGGTACGCGAAGAAACACCAGGCGCGCAACGGCGAAAATGGCCGCGGCGCAGACTGTTATGGCAAGGGCGGTGACGACATCATCTTGCGCATGCCGGTCGGCACGATCATCGCGGACACGGAAACGGGCGAGCTGATCGCCGACTTGACCGAGCATAACCAGAGCGTGCTGATCGCAAACGGCGGCGCGGGCGGTCTCGGCAACCTGCACTTCAAGTCGAGTACGAACCGCGCGCCGCGCCAAAAGACGGAAGGCAAGCCAGGCGACCGGCGCATGTTGCGCCTCGAGCTGAAAGTGCTCGCCGACGTTGGTCTGCTGGGCATGCCGAACGCGGGCAAGTCCACGTTCATCACGGCGGTGTCGAATGCGCGGCCGAAAATTGCCGACTATCCGTTCACCACGCTCGCGCCGAATCTTGGCGTAGTTCGCGTGGGACCGGAAAAGAGCTTTGTCATTGCAGATATTCCGGGCTTGATCGAAGGCGCGGCGGAAGGCGCGGGTCTGGGCCACCGGTTCCTGCGGCACTTGCAGCGCACCGGCGTGCTGCTGCATCTCGTCGATCTGGCCCCGTTCGACGACGCAGTCGATCCCGTTGTGGAAGCGCGCGCGATCGTCAACGAATTGCGCAAATATGACGAAGCGCTGTATGAAAAGCCACGTTGGCTCGTGCTAAACAAGCTCGACATGGTGCCGGATGAAGACCGTAAATCTCGCGTGGCGGACTTCATCAAGCGCTACGAATGGGATGGCCCGGTGTTCGAAATCTCGGCACTGACGGGGCAGGGTTGCGAAAGCCTGACCTACGCCATCTTCGATTACATCTCGAAGAATTCGGATGCGTCGCGGGCGGCAGAAGCCGAAGATCTCGCCGCCGACGTTCGTTTCCGCGACGAACCCGCCGTCGTGGCGCCGCAGCCCGCGCCGGAGATCGACGAAGAAGACGAAGACGAAGCGTAA
- the rpmA gene encoding 50S ribosomal protein L27 — MAHKKAGGSSRNGRDSESKRLGVKVYGGQAINAGGIIVRQRGTRMHPGDNVGMGKDHTLFALTDGHVTFSTKGAAKKHLVNVVPAA, encoded by the coding sequence ATGGCACACAAAAAAGCAGGCGGGTCATCCCGCAATGGTCGCGACTCTGAATCAAAGCGCCTCGGCGTGAAGGTTTACGGCGGCCAGGCTATCAACGCAGGCGGCATTATTGTTCGCCAGCGCGGTACGCGCATGCACCCGGGCGACAACGTCGGCATGGGCAAGGATCACACCTTGTTCGCGCTGACCGACGGCCACGTCACGTTTTCGACGAAGGGCGCAGCAAAGAAGCATCTGGTCAACGTAGTCCCGGCTGCCTAA
- the rplU gene encoding 50S ribosomal protein L21, translating to MYAVIKTGGKQYKVAVGEKLKVEQIPADIDAEITLDQVLAVGEGESIKFGAPLVSGASVICTVVSQGRHKKVTIFKMRRRKHYQKHAGHRQNYTELRIDAINAA from the coding sequence ATGTACGCGGTCATAAAAACCGGTGGCAAGCAGTATAAGGTTGCTGTCGGCGAAAAATTGAAAGTAGAACAGATACCGGCAGACATTGACGCTGAAATCACGCTCGACCAGGTTCTCGCAGTAGGCGAAGGTGAATCGATTAAATTCGGTGCACCGCTGGTCAGTGGGGCTTCCGTCATTTGTACCGTCGTGTCCCAGGGTCGTCACAAGAAGGTTACGATCTTCAAGATGCGTCGCCGGAAGCACTACCAAAAGCACGCTGGCCATCGCCAGAACTACACCGAACTGCGTATCGACGCTATCAACGCCGCGTAA
- a CDS encoding polyprenyl synthetase family protein: MSSTAISSPNAANVLEPIAEDMQQVNRVIRQRLASEVMLINQISEYIIGAGGKRLRPALLLLVAGALGDTTGHRHELAAVVEFIHTATLLHDDVVDESDLRRGRKTANALFGNAASVLVGDFLYSRSFEMMVGVGKMRVMEILSVATNVISEGEVLQLLNMHDPDVDEARYMQVIRYKTAKLFEAAAQLGAVLSGSDARTEAAAAEFGRRIGTAFQIMDDWLDYTGTAESMGKNAGDDLREGKPTLPLIYLMEHGSAEQAALAREAIEQGGTDKFDTIFEAITMSGALDHTLKCARQEAQAAANAISSFPDSIFKESLLELCSYSTARQS; encoded by the coding sequence ATGTCGTCCACTGCCATTTCCTCCCCAAACGCCGCCAACGTGCTCGAGCCTATCGCCGAGGACATGCAGCAGGTCAATCGCGTCATCCGGCAGCGCCTGGCGTCCGAAGTGATGCTGATCAACCAGATTTCCGAGTACATCATCGGGGCAGGCGGCAAACGGCTCCGGCCCGCGCTGCTGCTGCTGGTCGCCGGCGCGCTCGGTGACACCACCGGGCACCGGCATGAACTGGCCGCCGTGGTCGAGTTCATTCATACGGCCACGCTGCTGCACGATGACGTAGTCGACGAATCCGATCTCCGGCGCGGCCGCAAGACCGCGAATGCCCTGTTCGGCAACGCGGCTAGCGTGCTCGTCGGCGACTTCTTGTACTCGCGTTCCTTCGAAATGATGGTCGGCGTGGGCAAGATGCGCGTGATGGAGATCCTGTCGGTTGCGACCAACGTGATCTCGGAAGGTGAAGTGCTGCAGTTGCTCAACATGCACGACCCGGATGTGGACGAAGCGCGCTACATGCAAGTGATCCGCTACAAGACAGCCAAGCTTTTTGAAGCAGCGGCCCAACTCGGCGCAGTGCTGTCGGGGTCGGATGCCCGGACTGAAGCGGCAGCGGCGGAGTTTGGCCGGCGCATTGGCACGGCGTTCCAGATCATGGACGACTGGCTCGATTACACCGGCACGGCGGAATCGATGGGAAAAAATGCCGGCGACGATCTGCGCGAAGGCAAACCCACACTGCCCCTCATCTATCTGATGGAGCACGGCTCGGCCGAACAGGCAGCGCTTGCGCGCGAGGCAATCGAGCAAGGCGGGACCGATAAATTCGACACCATCTTCGAAGCCATCACGATGTCGGGCGCGCTGGATCACACGCTGAAATGTGCGCGGCAAGAAGCACAGGCGGCGGCCAATGCAATTTCTTCGTTTCCGGATTCCATTTTTAAAGAGAGCCTGCTAGAATTATGTTCTTACTCGACGGCAAGACAGTCCTGA
- a CDS encoding triacylglycerol lipase: protein MAVPKTAPVPATKKPVSHSVSAKHTHNEYPIVLVHGMCGWGRDELFGQKFRYWGGAKGDIQEHLKAQGYETFTASMGPISSNWDRACELYTYLVGGVVDYGAVHSARYGHARYGRSYPGVYPQWSEAHKVHLIGHSMGGPTSRTLIQLLEQGDADEAGFEPGPREAPSSPLFAGGKKWVHSVTSVSGVHNGALTADDVGQFPIFIRDLMVNTAALAGLATTEPIYDFNLQQWGLERDEGQGFEDYIRRALESPVWKTQDGCIYDLSTIAAHFQNSWARTSENVYYSSYAVDGTFAGPQGTRIPQANMNVILKPSAAAVGLNKKDLAGGFAAWRPNDGLVSVPSAQFPVGHPHEMAGKDGTIARKKGVWYVNPTIEGMDHLNIVIPLHETTIEQLYRFYEDIAAQSRALPV from the coding sequence ATGGCAGTCCCCAAAACGGCGCCCGTCCCAGCCACTAAAAAACCCGTATCGCACTCTGTCTCCGCGAAACACACGCACAATGAATACCCCATCGTTCTTGTCCACGGCATGTGCGGCTGGGGCCGCGACGAATTGTTCGGACAGAAATTCCGTTACTGGGGCGGCGCAAAAGGCGACATCCAGGAACATCTCAAAGCACAAGGCTACGAGACATTCACCGCCTCCATGGGACCGATTTCCAGCAACTGGGACCGCGCGTGCGAGTTGTACACCTATCTCGTCGGCGGTGTGGTGGACTACGGCGCAGTTCACTCAGCCAGATACGGCCACGCTCGCTACGGCCGGAGTTATCCCGGCGTCTATCCGCAATGGAGCGAGGCGCACAAGGTACATTTGATCGGGCATAGCATGGGCGGCCCGACATCGCGAACATTGATCCAACTGCTCGAACAGGGAGACGCGGACGAAGCGGGGTTTGAGCCTGGGCCGAGAGAAGCACCGAGCTCTCCCCTTTTTGCAGGCGGGAAGAAATGGGTGCACAGCGTGACGTCGGTTTCAGGCGTTCACAACGGCGCACTCACAGCGGACGACGTCGGCCAATTCCCGATCTTTATCCGCGATCTCATGGTCAACACGGCAGCGCTTGCGGGGCTGGCAACGACCGAGCCAATCTACGACTTCAACCTGCAGCAATGGGGATTAGAGCGTGACGAGGGACAAGGATTTGAAGACTATATTCGTCGCGCGCTCGAAAGCCCGGTCTGGAAAACGCAGGACGGCTGCATCTACGATCTCTCGACCATAGCGGCGCATTTCCAGAATTCGTGGGCGCGAACATCGGAGAACGTGTACTACAGTTCCTACGCTGTTGACGGCACCTTCGCCGGTCCGCAAGGGACACGTATCCCGCAGGCAAACATGAACGTCATTCTGAAGCCCAGCGCCGCGGCGGTTGGGTTGAACAAGAAGGATCTGGCTGGCGGTTTTGCTGCGTGGCGTCCGAATGATGGTCTGGTTAGCGTACCTTCTGCCCAGTTTCCGGTCGGCCATCCACACGAAATGGCAGGCAAGGACGGTACGATAGCCCGAAAAAAGGGCGTCTGGTACGTCAATCCGACCATCGAAGGAATGGATCATCTGAACATCGTGATCCCGCTTCATGAGACGACGATCGAGCAGTTGTATCGATTTTACGAAGATATAGCCGCCCAAAGCCGCGCCTTACCCGTTTGA
- a CDS encoding M48 family metallopeptidase, with product MLPLKYLGAYPQTLQDKVRKLIADDQLGVYLADRYPHRHAVQSDRALYQYTTDLKQEFLRVAPAIDKVMYDAKLDVLRHALGLHTAISRVQGGKLKAKKEIRVASLFKEAPPEFLRMIVVHELAHLKESDHNKAFYRLCEFMQPGYHQIEFDLRVYLTQREISRDSSIK from the coding sequence ATGCTTCCTCTGAAATACCTCGGCGCCTATCCGCAAACGCTTCAGGACAAGGTCCGCAAACTTATCGCCGATGACCAGTTGGGCGTGTATCTCGCTGACCGGTATCCGCACCGCCACGCCGTGCAATCGGACCGGGCGCTGTATCAATACACCACGGATCTGAAGCAGGAGTTTCTGCGCGTAGCACCCGCCATCGACAAGGTGATGTACGACGCCAAGCTCGACGTGCTGCGTCACGCGCTTGGCCTGCACACAGCGATCTCGCGGGTGCAGGGCGGCAAGCTCAAGGCAAAGAAGGAAATTCGCGTGGCGTCGTTGTTCAAGGAAGCGCCGCCCGAATTCCTGCGCATGATTGTCGTGCACGAGCTCGCGCATTTGAAGGAAAGCGACCACAACAAAGCGTTTTATCGGTTATGCGAATTTATGCAACCGGGGTATCACCAGATTGAATTCGATCTGCGCGTTTACCTGACGCAGCGCGAGATTTCGCGCGATTCATCCATCAAGTAA
- a CDS encoding DHA2 family efflux MFS transporter permease subunit translates to MSSESMPANAAAAKPLNRPMLTVSIMLATLIQTLDSTIANVALPHMQGTLSASQDEITWVLTSYIVAAAIATPLTGWLSDRLSTKRLLIISIGGFTIASALCGLSESLAQIVASRLLQGIFGASLVPLSQSILLDINPREKQGQAMAVWGMGVMVGPILGPTLGGWLTDSYNWRWVFFINVPIGAFALFGVLTFLPARAAKLGVKFDAFGFATLGLAIGALQALLDRGEQLDWFGSLEIRIEAILAVLSFIFFLAHTATAGKRSFFKYELLKDRNFATGVFFIFVIGAVMYATRALLPPMLQNLMNYPVATTGLVTAPSGAGTMVAMLIAGRLLRRIDARLLLLAGFLISAFALWQMMQYTLVLSVSDIVWPGVIQGFGLGFVFVPLSALTFSTLTPELRADGTATYSLMRNIGSSIGISIVQTMMTRGTQVAHADLAANVNVFNPLMQPMLESGSQISLALMDQSINQQAQMIAYLNDFKLMFVATLLVVPLLLLIRPMRSIASETLAHAAAD, encoded by the coding sequence ATGTCCTCAGAATCGATGCCGGCAAACGCGGCGGCCGCCAAGCCGCTCAACCGGCCCATGCTAACCGTCTCAATCATGCTCGCCACGCTGATTCAGACGCTCGACAGCACGATCGCCAATGTCGCGCTGCCGCATATGCAGGGCACGCTATCGGCGTCGCAGGACGAGATTACGTGGGTGTTGACGTCGTACATTGTTGCGGCGGCGATTGCCACGCCGCTCACGGGCTGGTTGTCGGACCGGCTGAGCACGAAGCGTCTGCTGATCATTTCTATTGGCGGCTTCACGATTGCGTCGGCGCTGTGCGGGTTATCGGAGAGTCTTGCGCAGATTGTTGCGTCGCGATTGCTGCAGGGGATTTTCGGAGCCTCGCTCGTGCCGCTCTCCCAATCAATCCTGCTCGACATCAATCCGCGCGAAAAGCAGGGCCAGGCGATGGCCGTATGGGGCATGGGCGTGATGGTCGGGCCAATTCTCGGGCCGACGCTCGGCGGCTGGCTCACCGACAGCTACAACTGGCGCTGGGTATTTTTCATCAACGTGCCGATCGGCGCGTTTGCGCTCTTTGGCGTGCTAACGTTCCTGCCCGCGAGAGCCGCGAAGCTCGGGGTGAAATTCGACGCATTCGGGTTTGCCACGCTGGGTCTGGCGATCGGCGCACTCCAGGCTTTACTCGATCGCGGCGAGCAGCTCGACTGGTTTGGCTCGCTCGAAATCCGCATCGAAGCAATTCTTGCGGTGCTGAGCTTTATCTTTTTTCTCGCGCACACCGCGACCGCCGGGAAGCGTTCATTCTTCAAGTACGAACTGTTGAAGGACCGCAATTTCGCGACCGGCGTGTTTTTTATCTTTGTGATCGGCGCGGTGATGTACGCGACCCGTGCGTTGTTGCCGCCAATGCTGCAGAACCTGATGAACTATCCCGTCGCCACGACCGGTCTGGTTACGGCGCCTAGCGGCGCGGGAACGATGGTCGCCATGCTGATCGCCGGGCGGCTGTTACGACGTATCGACGCGCGTCTGTTATTGCTCGCCGGTTTTCTCATTTCGGCGTTCGCGCTCTGGCAAATGATGCAATACACGCTGGTGCTGTCGGTCTCCGATATCGTGTGGCCCGGCGTGATCCAGGGTTTTGGCCTGGGTTTCGTATTCGTGCCGCTCAGTGCGCTGACGTTTTCCACGCTGACACCCGAACTACGCGCCGACGGCACCGCGACCTACAGCTTGATGCGTAATATTGGCAGCAGTATTGGCATCTCGATCGTGCAGACCATGATGACGCGCGGTACGCAGGTCGCGCACGCCGACCTCGCGGCGAATGTGAACGTGTTCAATCCGTTAATGCAGCCCATGCTAGAAAGCGGATCGCAGATAAGTCTCGCGCTGATGGATCAGTCGATCAATCAGCAGGCGCAGATGATTGCTTACCTGAACGACTTCAAGCTGATGTTTGTCGCGACCTTGCTGGTGGTGCCGCTGCTATTGCTGATCCGGCCAATGCGAAGTATTGCCAGCGAAACACTCGCGCATGCGGCTGCGGATTAA
- a CDS encoding MarR family winged helix-turn-helix transcriptional regulator — protein sequence METHLDKRFGFLISDVGRLCSKRFDELAKSSLDLTRAQCRALAYLSHFGDVNQARLADLLEVAPISAGRLLDRMEEGGWIERFSNPDDRRERTVRMTAKAEGALGKARRVGDSVATEALAGLDADERAQLISLLRRVRVNLSTIVDE from the coding sequence ATGGAAACGCACCTCGACAAGCGCTTTGGTTTTCTGATCTCGGACGTTGGGCGCTTGTGCAGCAAGCGCTTCGACGAACTCGCGAAATCGTCGCTCGATCTCACGCGGGCGCAATGCCGCGCGCTCGCCTATCTATCCCATTTCGGCGATGTAAACCAGGCACGGCTGGCCGATCTGCTGGAAGTCGCACCGATATCGGCCGGTCGCCTGCTCGACCGGATGGAGGAAGGCGGCTGGATCGAACGTTTTTCAAATCCCGATGACCGTCGCGAACGGACGGTGCGGATGACGGCAAAGGCTGAAGGTGCGCTCGGCAAGGCTCGCCGGGTGGGCGATTCAGTGGCCACTGAAGCGTTGGCAGGGCTCGATGCCGACGAGCGCGCGCAATTGATCTCGCTACTGCGGCGCGTGCGGGTAAATCTGAGCACGATTGTGGACGAGTGA
- the cls gene encoding cardiolipin synthase, translating into MLLLAIPLTVVATLVVALILANFVSGEKKVEHNIDRLYSSDDPQFIRSMSLLLGPPVTSGNRYAVLLNGDEIFPSMLDGIQSAKETITFETFIYWSGEVGARFAAALSEKARSGVAVHILLDWVGCKKMDHRYLDELRQAGADVVQYHKPHWTGLGRMNNRTHRKLLIIDGRVGFTGGVGIAEEWTGHGQDEKHWRDTHFRVEGPVVGHMQAVFMDNWIKVTGNVLHGPKYFPEIPPLPEGDACHGVAHMFSSSPTHGADDMELMYLMAITAATQSIHLASAYFVPDGLAINALVEAARRGVRVRIVTPGKRIDTHTVREASRACWGDLLAAGIEIHEYQPTMFHCKLLVVDEYLVSAGSTNFDSRSFKLNDEANLNIYDREFARQQSAIFDADIEKSHLVTYEEWLNRPRLEKLIEKVVPLLDWQL; encoded by the coding sequence ATGCTCTTGCTCGCCATACCGCTTACGGTCGTCGCCACGCTCGTCGTTGCCCTGATCCTTGCGAACTTCGTGAGCGGCGAAAAGAAAGTCGAGCACAACATTGACCGGTTGTATTCCAGTGACGACCCGCAATTCATTCGTTCAATGAGCCTCTTGCTGGGGCCGCCGGTGACGTCGGGCAATAGGTATGCCGTGCTGCTGAACGGCGACGAAATCTTCCCTTCCATGCTTGATGGCATTCAATCCGCCAAAGAGACCATTACCTTCGAGACGTTCATTTACTGGTCCGGCGAAGTTGGCGCACGATTTGCGGCTGCGTTGTCGGAAAAAGCGCGCTCGGGCGTTGCGGTGCATATCCTGCTCGACTGGGTGGGCTGCAAGAAAATGGATCATCGTTACCTCGACGAACTGCGGCAAGCCGGTGCTGACGTCGTGCAATATCACAAGCCGCACTGGACCGGACTCGGCCGTATGAATAACCGGACGCACCGGAAGCTGCTGATCATCGACGGCCGCGTGGGTTTCACCGGTGGTGTTGGGATTGCGGAGGAATGGACCGGGCACGGGCAAGACGAAAAGCATTGGCGCGACACACATTTTCGGGTGGAGGGTCCGGTGGTCGGTCATATGCAGGCCGTGTTCATGGACAACTGGATCAAGGTGACCGGCAATGTGCTTCATGGTCCCAAGTACTTTCCTGAGATACCCCCATTGCCGGAAGGTGATGCCTGTCATGGTGTCGCGCACATGTTCAGTAGCTCTCCCACCCACGGCGCCGACGACATGGAACTGATGTATCTCATGGCGATCACAGCGGCCACGCAGAGCATTCACCTGGCGAGCGCATATTTTGTCCCCGATGGCCTCGCGATCAACGCCCTGGTGGAAGCCGCACGACGTGGCGTGAGAGTGCGCATTGTGACGCCGGGAAAACGTATTGACACGCACACAGTGCGTGAAGCCTCCCGCGCCTGCTGGGGAGATCTGCTGGCCGCGGGTATCGAAATCCATGAATATCAGCCGACCATGTTCCATTGCAAACTACTCGTGGTGGACGAGTACCTGGTTTCAGCGGGATCGACGAATTTCGACAGCCGCTCGTTCAAGCTCAACGACGAAGCGAACCTCAATATCTACGATCGCGAATTCGCCCGTCAGCAAAGCGCAATTTTCGACGCTGATATAGAAAAGTCGCACCTCGTCACGTACGAAGAGTGGCTGAATAGGCCGCGGTTAGAGAAGCTGATCGAGAAAGTGGTGCCGTTACTCGACTGGCAGCTTTGA
- a CDS encoding DUF1828 domain-containing protein, which produces MNIQSSCQDMCAKLGFGCVQLEDEYPPMMALQTPFGFYGGDPFEIYAEYLDDHEQIRFFDSGGTLFHCFSRQINSFHLRDYQVVKAAIKQPGINVTQEGEIEGTFEVSNMASGFASYVDALLSLARWEFDNAGTDFAVREPNLIGDTRLYLNAMKPDVPAIKSTLKVAGVSGRQYGFDLSQGDTQIDVISCHRNASSSELYKLVDLRGNALTANTPIIVVVDDRLLPEQADREVAVIGQYAEAWPMRKLIEAAAGGGLTRH; this is translated from the coding sequence ATGAATATCCAGTCGTCCTGCCAGGACATGTGCGCAAAGCTCGGCTTCGGCTGCGTGCAACTAGAAGATGAATACCCGCCCATGATGGCCCTCCAAACACCGTTTGGCTTTTACGGCGGCGACCCGTTCGAGATCTACGCGGAGTATCTGGATGATCACGAGCAGATACGCTTCTTTGATTCAGGGGGAACGCTGTTCCACTGCTTCTCCCGGCAGATCAATTCGTTTCATCTGCGGGACTATCAAGTGGTGAAAGCAGCGATCAAGCAGCCCGGCATCAACGTGACGCAAGAGGGCGAAATTGAAGGCACGTTTGAAGTTTCCAACATGGCGTCCGGGTTCGCGAGCTATGTGGACGCGTTGCTAAGTCTGGCCAGATGGGAGTTCGATAACGCGGGCACTGACTTCGCGGTCCGCGAGCCCAATCTGATAGGTGACACGAGGCTTTATCTCAACGCAATGAAACCAGATGTCCCAGCGATCAAGAGCACGCTTAAGGTTGCAGGCGTGTCTGGTCGTCAGTACGGCTTCGATCTGTCGCAGGGTGACACGCAGATCGACGTGATTTCATGTCATCGCAACGCTTCGTCTTCGGAGCTTTACAAGCTTGTGGACCTGCGTGGCAATGCACTGACTGCCAACACGCCGATCATCGTGGTGGTGGACGACCGTTTGCTGCCCGAACAGGCGGATCGTGAGGTCGCTGTGATCGGCCAGTACGCCGAGGCGTGGCCTATGAGAAAGCTGATTGAGGCAGCGGCGGGCGGTGGCTTGACCCGGCATTGA
- a CDS encoding CaiB/BaiF CoA-transferase family protein: MNTAGTTRKRPLDGIRVLDLSRVLAGPWCTQNLADLGAQVIKIERPGAGDDTRTWGPPFLRDAEGRDTSESAYFLCANRNKQSVAIDMSSPEGAELIREFAKSCDVVVENFKVGGLKKYGLDYESLSAINPRLVYCSVTGFGQSGPLSQRAGYDFLIQGMGGLMSITGEPNSVAGGGPEKVGVAVTDLMAGMYATTGVLAALMERGKSGLGQHLDIALLDCQLAMLANQSMNYLTTGIAPQRMGNAHPNIVPYQTFAASDGHVIVACGNDSQFRSLCTAMNVPELALDTRFATNSGRSVNRAELLPQLAAVFMTRPRDAWVDALEACGVPCGPINDIAQAFGSEQAQFRGAAREIPHLVAGVAPTVASPLRLSATPVAYEQAPPMLGQHTSAMLRDVLGMGDVQIEALMRTGVIGG; this comes from the coding sequence ATGAACACAGCGGGAACAACGAGAAAACGCCCGCTGGATGGCATCCGCGTGTTGGATTTATCGAGGGTGCTGGCGGGGCCGTGGTGCACGCAGAACCTTGCGGATCTCGGGGCGCAAGTGATCAAGATCGAGCGTCCGGGCGCGGGCGACGACACGCGCACTTGGGGGCCACCATTCCTGCGTGACGCCGAGGGCCGCGATACATCGGAGAGCGCCTATTTCCTGTGCGCGAACCGCAACAAGCAGTCGGTTGCCATCGACATGAGTTCACCCGAAGGCGCTGAGCTGATCCGCGAGTTCGCGAAGTCGTGTGACGTAGTCGTCGAAAACTTCAAGGTAGGAGGGCTAAAGAAATATGGTCTGGACTACGAGAGTCTTTCGGCAATCAATCCGCGGCTCGTGTACTGCTCGGTGACGGGTTTTGGACAGAGCGGCCCGCTATCGCAGCGCGCGGGCTACGACTTCCTGATCCAGGGCATGGGCGGGCTGATGAGCATTACCGGCGAACCCAACAGCGTAGCGGGCGGCGGCCCGGAAAAAGTCGGCGTGGCCGTAACGGACCTGATGGCCGGCATGTATGCAACCACCGGCGTGCTCGCCGCACTGATGGAGCGCGGAAAAAGCGGGCTCGGGCAACATCTCGACATCGCGTTGCTCGATTGCCAGCTCGCCATGCTCGCTAACCAGTCGATGAACTATCTGACCACGGGCATCGCGCCACAGCGCATGGGCAACGCGCATCCGAACATCGTGCCGTATCAGACCTTCGCCGCGAGCGACGGCCATGTGATCGTCGCGTGCGGCAACGACAGCCAGTTCCGTTCGCTGTGCACCGCGATGAACGTGCCGGAACTTGCGCTCGATACCCGTTTCGCCACCAATAGCGGGCGTAGCGTGAACCGGGCGGAATTGTTGCCGCAACTGGCGGCGGTCTTCATGACGCGTCCTCGCGACGCATGGGTTGACGCGCTCGAAGCGTGCGGCGTGCCGTGCGGGCCGATCAACGATATCGCGCAGGCTTTCGGTTCCGAACAGGCGCAATTTCGCGGCGCGGCGCGGGAGATACCGCATCTTGTCGCGGGCGTTGCGCCTACGGTCGCGAGTCCGCTGCGTTTATCGGCTACGCCGGTTGCGTACGAACAGGCGCCGCCGATGCTTGGACAACACACGAGCGCCATGCTGCGCGACGTGCTTGGCATGGGCGACGTACAAATCGAGGCGTTGATGCGAACGGGGGTGATCGGCGGATAG
- a CDS encoding sigma-70 family RNA polymerase sigma factor produces MSFDTDLVGVLPQLRRYARALTGDRAWADDLVQDVTERALGRSKGFRVGSNLRAWLFTIMRNLYIDQLRGRRDIAVDDETAPWRQMAAPVGEVDGLVLRDVQRALYCLPVEQREVMLLVCVEDMSYQEASVVLNVPAGTVMSRLSRAREHMRVLLGEEPGRKSASLKIVSGT; encoded by the coding sequence TTGAGCTTCGATACCGATCTCGTTGGGGTTCTCCCGCAGTTGCGGCGTTACGCGCGCGCGCTGACGGGAGACCGTGCGTGGGCCGATGACCTCGTGCAGGACGTGACCGAACGCGCCCTTGGCCGCTCGAAAGGATTTCGCGTCGGCAGCAATCTGCGCGCGTGGCTGTTCACTATCATGCGCAATCTCTATATCGATCAATTGCGCGGCCGGCGCGATATTGCCGTCGACGACGAAACCGCGCCCTGGCGGCAGATGGCCGCGCCCGTGGGTGAAGTCGACGGGCTCGTGCTGCGCGACGTGCAACGCGCGCTGTATTGCCTGCCGGTCGAGCAACGCGAAGTCATGCTGCTCGTCTGCGTCGAGGACATGAGTTATCAGGAGGCATCCGTGGTGCTGAACGTGCCGGCCGGAACGGTGATGTCGCGACTATCGCGGGCACGTGAACACATGCGCGTGCTGCTCGGTGAGGAGCCGGGCCGCAAATCGGCATCGTTGAAAATCGTGAGTGGCACATGA